ACAATAAAGCACAGCATTTAAATATGAATGATTCACACTAATAAACTTTATAGTTAAGTGTGAAAATATGGTAATTTAATGTCTTCTGATGAATGAAGTTGCAAGTTAAAAGTGACAGTTACCTTCTCTGAGCCAACAGTGTCCCAGTGGAAAGCCTTGGTGCGTGTTTTTCTTGGGTTTATCTTTAATTTCAGGGGTAAAGGTGGGGGAGGTGGGATACTTGGGAGTGAAGGCTTTTTTATGACCAGACAGCCTGATTCATGGGTAAGAGACTCTGGGACTGTGGATGAGGATGTGAGGCCAGCATGGCAGGGTGAGGCTGGAGGGGAGGTGGGTGATACCAGGGTAGTAGCATGGGGAGAGGTTGGTGATGGGATGGCAGGCAAAACATCCGGTCCAGTGTCTTGATCAGAAGTCTTCCTAGCACGGCGAGGTTTAGGAAAAGGTTTTGTATAGTCAGCTGAGGGACAAGTTTGACTCCCATTACCTGCTGATAAATCACCTCCACCATTGGATGTGGGGTCTGCATTTTCATAGTCAACTGGAGGATAAATGCTACTTCCAGCACCGAATCCGCCACTTGACTCAAGATCTGTATCGTTGTCCTCTGAGTCTTCAGGTATGCTGAGATGTCGGAAGGACTTTCTCTTCCAGTCAGAACACAGTTTGTGAATGGCTTGGACCCAAGCATCCCGCTCCTTCTGGACAGCGCCTGGGGAAGCTGTTTGATCTGGTGTAGGTACCCTGAACCTGCAATAAATTAACAACACTGGCCTTATTAGCTGAAATAAATCTGATGCACAAAtcagatttgaaaaaaataaatctatttgataatgtttgggctcaacaataaaaataagtaaataatgcAACAGTTTGTGTCAGTCTTTTTTACAATTAACATACTAAGTTGACTTAGGGGAATTAGCCTTTCATCTCCAATTAAGGATAGTTTTAACTATCAGTCTTGACCATCTGAAATTGTCCAGGCATGTTAGGATAGAGGAGGGGATTTGAATTCCTGAACTTaaggtgaagaaaaaattaGTTATCAAGCCAAAttcattaagttacctcaacttgagtctacttttcactttaaattacatataatacTAAGTTGATGTAATTACctacattattatgtcaacctAACCTATCAAAATAATGTACgcaacttaaaaagtttgtctaaatcagtaaattagattGATTATCTTGCATTCATGTATTTGACTAGGTGGTTGGAATAGGTCCCTTGAATTAACAGTTCAGGCCTACGCTCTAAAAACAATGTTTGGGCTCAATTAACAACAATGTTCCTGGGTAAAAATTGacagtttgcatcaatctttttCAGCTATGAAGACTTCTATAGAAATTATATTCAACTATCACAGACTAACATATATTCTTTAGTCTTAACCATCTAAAATTGTCTAGACACAGAAGACTGAAAATGCTGAACtccaaggtgaagaaaaattaagtcaATCAAGCCAGTTTAAGGtacttcaacttgaatttagttttaaatcagctaaCACAAACATAACAGTTGAAACTGCACACCATATTAAGTGGATGCAATTACCTACATTATAACGTCAACCCAACCAATTAAAATAACCGTTGCAAATCAAAAGGTAactctaaatcagtaaatttgattcttctttttttattattatcttgtAGTATTGCATTTAATTAGGTCCAATTAAGTGGTAAGAGGTCCCTTGAACAAACACTTCAGGCCATTATGTATGGCATTATCACTCCAATGAAGCCACATCataactgctaaaaaaaaaaaaagataaatacattgtaagaaaaaaaagtctgctgAATGAAAATACACCCAGTCTGAGGCTGTAAATCAAAAGTCCAGCTGGTTTGACTGACAGAATTCATTAACTGCTTAGTATTTTTATAAACCTCACTCACTGATAATTATTTTTGTGGGTGATCAGAGTGAAAGTGTCGGGGCCATGAGGTTTCTGCACACTGGTGTTGCCATCTGACAGGTGAATGGTAATGGACGCTGGCACCCAGGATGTCATCTCGCCATCAGCAGGGCATCGCCGCTTGAAGGGCATCAGCGTTAGTTGGCCCGGGTGGAGCTGGACCTCATACCTGGAACAAAATGGAGAGGGATTCATGTATAGTGTAACACTCAACAACAAGACCTGGGCTGCGTCGTCTACAGTGTATGCCAGCTGTATTCAGTATGCACTCATGCACTATGCTGGTTTTGCTGCTAGTATACTTCAAGCCTTGAATTCTGCTGTTTTGTACTCGAGCCGACCAATACCTGATTTGTTAGACTGATTCTGACCTGTATCTGCAACAGTCTCTCAGTACATTTGCCTAGTTGACTTATTGATCTGGCTCtattttgtacaaaaatatatatgatGCACCCGTGGACAAGGTAATGTCACTGCCAGTTCAAAAGGAGAGAACCAGGCTTAAAAAGTAACAGGCATTTTGGTAAATACACATATTATCTTGTGCTATACAGATGAGAAAGTCAATACCACTTTCATAACTGTCCTTCTGTTGAATATAAAACTGTAGCCAAGACATGGTCAACTTAGTACAAAGCCCAGCTTGCCTCAattcaaaatattcaaagataACTAAGTCTGCCTCTCTGCCCACTATGACATGAGGAAACAGAGAAGAGGAGCCAGATGCAATGCGGAAAGACTCAGTTTGAGGAATTTTGCTTAGAAAGATGGTTGATAACAGGCTTCAAGTACAGGAATCTGACAGCAGATAGCAGCTGAGCCACATGATCTGGGGCTCACAGATACGGAAACAAATGCCTTCCTGCTTCATCATTAGTATGGAGACATGAGAGACATCAACATTCTCAACAGCACTCAGAAAGAAAGCAAGTAAGCAGTTTTGAGTATACTTATAGGTGCCCTTCAGTCCAGAATATTCTTCATTGTCAAACTATATAGTACAGCGTTTAGATGAGCACagtttgacactaaaacattGTTGGCTTATAGGGAAAGATTAAGATGTGTTGTCACTTAGCCAGTCACGCACAAAGTAGTATAGATGTTTTAGTTTAGAAATGAACCACAGACTTGATCCATGGTTAATTAAACATCAGTTTATTTCTCATcacttattttcttatttgttgcattgtttttctgATCTGCTTTCCTTTCCCCTCTCCCCTTTGCTCCAATTCCAACGAGCTGAGGCAGACatctgccctccctgagcctgattctgctggaggtttcctCCTATTAAAGGGGACTTTTTGCTTTCCATTATAAGCAAAGAGCTTGTTCAAAGGGAATCATTTggatttgttggctttctgtcTTAAAACATATATGCATAATATAATATTGTGAGGTCTTCATATAATGATAATGGTGCCTTCAGATGACTTATATTGTGAATTACCatcataattaaaaaaaaactgaattgaatcaAACTGAATTGTTGTGTAGCCGTATTGCAGTGCTGCAATAACAAAGCACACATACGTACTTCACCCATTTGAATGATGCGAGGCCGCCTCGGTGCAGTAACAAGACCCCTTCCCGAAGGCTCTGTGATGCTTGAGGCAGCTGGAGGGTTTCTTCATTGTGCTCTTCAGCACTGCTGTAAATGTTCCCATAAATTATCTGATTCACAAGCTGCATGATCTATTCAAACAGACAGAACCACAAGCATGAAAAAAGGCACAAAGAAGGCATCAAGAATAAGTGACCGCAATGGAATACGTGACATCTTTCTTCCTCTTGATATGAATTATTAAAGAAATGACGTTGGCTGCTTTCCATACACTGGTATTTTAATAGCTTGAATGTATCCACACAAGTTATAAATTCACCTTATGTTTGTCCTCCAGTGATGTTGCCTCCAGTTCGTAGTCATGGTGTCCTTTAAAGGAAATGGAGAACCTTGAACCCACTCCATCATCACAACTCTTGACAATAGAGAAGGGAAGTTGCCGCTTGACGATGCCCTTCTCTATGCTGCACAGCAGTTTGGTCTTAGAATCAACCTAGATGTTCACCAAAatgttatgttagcatatgcAAGTATCAATATAGTATACAATTAgtgtaaatgcagtaaaactgtcGACAGAGTTTTAgacattagcattagcagcaTGTCTCCAGGTTTAATGATGTTGGTTGATTAGCCAGTTTGGACTAGTCAGAAACTACAATAAGTAAGTAGCGATCTCTACTGTTCAAGACaattttttcaaagttttctaACCCTGTGTTGGCACAAACCTAGCCCCGatcctttgtttacatctgccGTCACATAGATGTtgtaaatttgaataattttctgtATAATCACAGCATTATAGATCAAGAATTAATCAATatgtatatatgaatatataaaatTCATATATACAATCTTTCAGATCCAATTCGATTGGGACTGGTACTCAGCAATCAGTTCCAATGGCGATCCTATTACTTTTCCTGTAGTGTCACAACCACCTTGGGGATCACATAATTTCAAATATGGTGTCATCATCAggtgaaaaattgcatttgtcCAAGTCTCTGGTTTATTAAAAACCTGCAATGTTATTGACATTAACCTGACCCTCCACTTTACCATGTGTTTACTGCTAATTTACAAATGTTCGGATCCTAAGACATTAAATCTGATATGTTTATACTTGCTAAACATCGTCCTGTTGTGAGGGTGTTAGCATGCCGGCCTATGGAGCATGACTGTGCACAgcatcacagagctgctagcgTGGCTGAAAGCTCTTATatctgtttgctgctgttgttgctgctcctTAACTCACCTGAAGAACCCGCTTCTGCCACCTGTAGCGGCCGTGCTTGTGAACGCTGAAGTTGTACTGTGAGGGTTTCTGTTCCTGCAACTGCAAGAACCCAAGTCAGATATTAAAACTCAACGGGAAATCACCTTCTAGAAAACCATTAGATCGCCCTGTCCTTTGTTTGTTTCCTGCTAAGGCGTAGAACAAAAGCTACCTACTACATTCTTTCATAAAAATAGCTCTCTGCAACTCAAACTGGTCAGAAACAGATTTAGCCCAAAACTGACCCAACAGGCCGAGCAGcttaaaaacactgcagtgtTTAAGGAGCAAAGGAAGACGTGTGTGACACAGTgatgtaattttaaataaagaatgTCTCGAGCTTCAGACTTTATAAGTAGGTCATTCACAAAGCAATAGAGGATGGAAATACTGTCTTTGAACTGGTTTCCTGTCAGAGTTCATTGCGGTGGCTGATGCCGCTCCCATGTGTCTATGAATAAACAGCTGAAGCCAAAGACCAGAAACTCCACTTTCTCTGTCTATCAAAGTTAAAACATATACTTGCCAATGAAAttcaaggaaaaaaatctttttctttcttttactgaCAGCTACCAAAACTGTCTCTTTTACTTGCCTTGCTATATTCAGCCGCAGGCACTAACATATCTGTTTActgtttggtgctgagcagATAACACATATTTAGCAGCAGTTTTTCAGTTAAACCAGCTGCCAAAACCATCTCAAAGCAGTGAAAGTAAATTAAGAAGTAGAGTTACAGgccagaaaactaaaacaatcaGCTGAAAGACATTCAAATGCTTCATAGTGCTGGGACACAACTAGCAATCCATTGGTAAtctaaaatattgattttagtGTTTCACAGACATCAGATGGGTATTGAGCTAAATCTCTACAAGAGAGAAAATTAAATTGAACAGTTTCTTCAGAAAACTGAAATTCATCTTTCATAATGAGCAAAATCCAAAGATGGAAATGTCAAAGATCAAACTAAATTGGAGTCAGATTCTATCAGTCTCCAGAGCGGTCAGGCGCTTCTGTTATGCAGACTGATTTATTGATGTGGATCCTTTCCATGATTCATGTCATAAACAGCTCTATCACCATCATCTTACTCTACAGTTCAAGAGTCATTGCTTATGTACAGTCAGGCAACACTCAGACTCAGGACAACATGAAATTCTTGTACCTGCTTCAGAGTATGAAGGAAATTTGGTTAAAATGAAGGTACCTCTTCAGCCAGGCTCTGTTGTTTGAGCAGCTGCTCCCTGTCCTTCCTGGCCTGGTTCAGAGCATCCTCTATGGATAACTCTCCCCTCTTTACCCTGTTCATGATGTTCAGCTGCATCTCATTGCTCAGCTGAAAGCACAAGAGGGTAGtataaaaagatgaaatgtttttagattttcatTTCTTGTATGTCCAAATGTGAGCGATTATCCCTATTGATCAAGAAGCATATTGTATATGAATAATTTTGTTTACTTTGCAAAATATGAATGGTAAAGTGACAATAGTACAAGGCAACAAACAAACTGACCATCTATTGGGTTTTTCAGGGTCTTCCTTTAACTGTTATTTCAATTAATTACTTCACCAAAGCTCtgcttaaaagtttttttttttttttttttttttttatggataAGAGAGTGAAAGCAGACTTTTTTCTGCTTCACAGACCATACCTACACCAGCGTGTGTCGGTCACAGCTCACTGAACAGCCATTGTACCACACAGTACAATGAGCATCTTTATCGTGGCATTACAGGAACCTACTATCTTCCTTAAATCAGTCATTATCTGACATATTTCTGAGTAAGTAACTGCTCCTATTGTGGGAAATTACTAACAGCAGGGAAGTCAGGCTGAATTGaggaagtaaaaagaaaaaacaaaatgcttgaGCGAGTCccacaaacagaagcaaaactgcttctcctctcaCTTCACAGACCTGACGGTAATGAAAGCGAGAGGGCTGATTTCTTTGGAACAAACACTACAGTGAAGCCGTTGTTATTTAGTGACTCGTGCAAAAGCATTGATTTTACACTCTCATAAACATGGTAAATTAGAGCTTGGCAATTGCTGTTCAAAGAAATTACTGCttaatgttttcctttttgtctaaCTTATTAGCTGAAATCTTACCTGTGGCAAGTCTCCAGTGTTTCTATCCATCCTGGATTGATTATCTTTCCTTTTTGACCCTAAACTTGGTATCATAACTCCTTATCCATGCGGTTGTTCAGTCAATGAAAGTGTTCCTCTTTAATAGCAAATATATAAACAGGGCGCTCTGCCTTGCAATACCTAAACAGCTTAACTGACTAGAAAAAAGGAGAGCTGCAATGATTTCAATCACTCCTTCGACCACCGCCTTTCAGCTCAGGTTACACTTCTTCCAGGTAAGGCAGCCAGTGAGTGTTCAGCCACACCCACAGCTGCAGAGAGGCACATTTTCAGTCAGGTTAGGCGACATGTCTACACTTGCAGGACAATGTGTTTCTCAGGTTTATTTCAAACCAGGAGAGAGCGCTATAGAATCTACATACAACAAATCACACAACACAGTAGAGTTATGCAGTTAATCTCTTTAAATAGCAAATCTATCCGTAATAGCTTTGCTGAAACTCCTCATGTATCCCTATTCAGAATGTGATGTCTATTTGTTTGTGAAAGACGGTATCATGTGCAGTTTTTAAGGAGGATACACTCATTGACTGAACACCTTAAAACTCCTCTCTGCAAAGTTCCATCATTAGAAGTTCTTTCCATTAAATTAATTCCTCTCCTGCCTTATAATTGTCTTGATGTAACTCCACACTGTTGTGTTCTCCTGAATGTGCAGATGTGCCTGTCTCACCACTCACACCACCTTacttgctgcagctcgagcacaccagctcacctcctACTCTGCTCAAactctgtaaaactactctacgctACCTAATGCCAAGTTGAAATATGAGAGTAATTCAAAGACATGTGATCAAACCAGACACCAGTTGTGAATAAGAAAAAggatacagaaagtcccacacTACAaactgacaggattggttcgtgaggtgttttttttttttgttgttttgtttttttcatttttacaaatgaaaccccagaagtcaGAATCTGTGGTTTTAAGAATGCCACCGTTACACCGTAGTTTCAAGGTTGAAATGTTGAAATGCTCAGCCACAGCtggactgcttattttgctcatgatgtgtgATTTCAGTGgtggagatttttaaaaaaccaacaaatgAACCATATTGACAGCATAACAGACGTGAGGTTCCACACATTATCATGCATTCATATCTATTTAAGTtgattattttgtcattaaGAAACCATATAATGCTAAAAAAATTTGGCCAGAGATAATATAACAATTTGCGTTTTAAATATAGGATAAGTTTTCATCATTTAAGGgttttttgctttgatttgttttatttgctttccAGCCCCTTTGAAATAATCTAATAAAACTTAATGCTAACGTGAAGAATAGAGTTTTTTTGCAGACCCTCATGAAGAGTGAGAAATTAAGTTAACACTGTTGCAATTTTAAGAATGTTGATGTTCAGTTTGTTCTATTGAACAGTTTGCATTGAATGGGAATCATTTTTCCGCTAACTGAATGCCAGCTGAGATGCAGCTGCTGATTGTTACTGACAGCAGGAGGCTTCATGTGGTTCAGTTAACATTACCATTATTTAACACAGAACAACCTATTTAATTTGCTAAATTGAAGTATTATCACATTAAACACAGTTAACAGTGTCGTTTGACACTTTAATTAATGAAAGGCAATCCAGCAGAATTTCTCTGTAAAACTGTTCAGTGAAATACTTTATCTGAGTTCTAATCTCAGGGAAaaattaatgtgtaaatgaataaaatttagCAGCAGCCCTCAGGGCTGAAAGATGAAGCATCAAAAACTACAATTCCTTGAATGGCCAATTGAGGCTGGCCACCAAAAATGATTTCATCCTCACAGAGCTCCATGTAAAAATGACCAACTTTACAGCAGTAATGAACATGTTCATGGTCTGGTATTAAaatggttttggtctctatagctaatttacCCATTCATGACAATTGTTCAGAgggttcatttttatttaactctgtaatttaaattgtattaaggcttgaAGTTATGCTGAATTAAAGGTGTGGCTGCTTTAAGTGAGGAGGAGTCAGGCTCTACTGAAGTGGCAACTGCTGGAGCCACCATGCCAAGCTTCAAAAGTGCTGTTCAGGAAACTTGGTGGCATCAGAGAGGCTTTGTCCATTTTCATATCCAGTCAGtgattaaaacatattttacaaaacatttttaatactgataagatgagaaaagagaaaaacattctCTGTAGGAATAcactgtgcttttaaaaaaaaaattactcaggATAAgtgccaaataaataaataaaaaatctagagctaaattttagacattttaacattaCTTACTATCTGTTACCATTGGATGTATATAAAAGATAGAAGAAGTTGtgaactgtcattttaaaaacgtcagtttttttgtttttacctggTCACCGTCTTGTTTTTGGAGCCAGAAGTGGCCATATTTGGAAGAGAGGGTGGATCTGGAGAGGAGTGAGGAGCgagatttgtcttttttctgtttcattttaaaattattttcagatTGAATGCCAGAACACTGATCAGAAAGAGGGGAATTTATTAAATATATCATGatatgtggttaaaaaaaaataattaaattgtgAATTAGCCTTTAAGATTTTTGAATGGGAGTCTATGAGAGCCAGAGCTCTTCAGCATTGACTTCACTGTTCAGAGCCTGTTGCTAATTCCATACTTTTTATACAGTTGGTGCCTCTTACTCACTTCACCATCATCAATC
The nucleotide sequence above comes from Amphiprion ocellaris isolate individual 3 ecotype Okinawa chromosome 8, ASM2253959v1, whole genome shotgun sequence. Encoded proteins:
- the LOC111566228 gene encoding uncharacterized protein LOC111566228 yields the protein MIPSLGSKRKDNQSRMDRNTGDLPQLSNEMQLNIMNRVKRGELSIEDALNQARKDREQLLKQQSLAEELQEQKPSQYNFSVHKHGRYRWQKRVLQVDSKTKLLCSIEKGIVKRQLPFSIVKSCDDGVGSRFSISFKGHHDYELEATSLEDKHKIMQLVNQIIYGNIYSSAEEHNEETLQLPQASQSLREGVLLLHRGGLASFKWVKYEVQLHPGQLTLMPFKRRCPADGEMTSWVPASITIHLSDGNTSVQKPHGPDTFTLITHKNNYQFRVPTPDQTASPGAVQKERDAWVQAIHKLCSDWKRKSFRHLSIPEDSEDNDTDLESSGGFGAGSSIYPPVDYENADPTSNGGGDLSAGNGSQTCPSADYTKPFPKPRRARKTSDQDTGPDVLPAIPSPTSPHATTLVSPTSPPASPCHAGLTSSSTVPESLTHESGCLVIKKPSLPSIPPPPPLPLKLKINPRKTRTKAFHWDTVGSEKIAKSFWIQENTGRIEVDTSRLYEQFAVKDLGTFEAAEPSNTQHIMLSQKIAHNFNIFLKSFPVQPGDLKDKLFVINEEDGGLSDEHITSLRRYVPTVDDVEMYKSHKGPVTELHVVDQYMMEMCNIPYLSTQLDLLLTLRELPTSMKDLQPLINQKIRMCRQLYNSRSFVSVLEYILAIGNYLNENAGKEKAKGFRLSSLTKLSQLRGRDKKFTLLHALVEQIMLHEPCLASFTQELAEFETVPGASIKGLTAEVDVLKNELQKVIQYRKNSKKRNPGAHHLNFCKDLKTAIEKYNADLSALTKTCEEMKKLYSVILVKFGEPADQDSQELFGLICQFIHDFKRAHAETV